The Centroberyx gerrardi isolate f3 chromosome 12, fCenGer3.hap1.cur.20231027, whole genome shotgun sequence genome has a window encoding:
- the nt5c3a gene encoding cytosolic 5'-nucleotidase 3 isoform X2, which produces MPQFEKTTVHMRDPERVEQIICGLIKGGASKLQVITDFDMTLSKFAVNGKRCPTCHNIIDNCSLVTEDCRQKLLQLKNKYYPIEIDPHLTMEEKYPFMVEWYFKSHTLLVEQRIQRDKLAEVRRLRAVLRPAAASQRPRLHLLRRPGRRPGGDHPAGRRLPPQRQGRLQLHGLRRQRRPEGFQRRADPRVQQTRRRPAQHRLLQAGEGQQQHHPDGRLAGRPQHGRRRAQRGEHPQDRLPQRQRGGATGEISGLLRHRPGEGRDSGSAQRHPPEDSITPPLRPPVHPTPPPHHPMYPSPPISPSDPWDLENDCKRKRALPPPRTLVVDPVQSRLSGSHLLTPVSRAVVRLRPPSTLHPPHPLDAFLKRHFTSPE; this is translated from the exons atGCCTCAGTTTGAGAAGACTACGGTCCACATGAGGGATCCAGAGAGGGTGGAGCAGATCATCTGTGGCCTCATCAAGGGAGGAGCTTCCAaactacag GTCATCACAGACTTTGACATGACGTTAAGCAAGTTCGCCGTCAACGGAAAACGCTGTCCGACGTGTCACA atatcATTGATAACTGCAGCCTGGTGACGGAGGACTGCAGGCAgaagctgctgcagctgaagaATAAATATTATCCCATCGAGATCGACCCTCACCTGACCATGGAGGAGAAATACCCCTTCATGGTGGAGtg gtatTTCAAGTCCCACACGTTACTGGTGGAACAGCGGATACAGAGGGACAAACTGGCTGAGGTG AGAAGGCTACGAGCAGTTCTTCGACCGGCTGCAGCATCACAGCGTCCCCGTCTTCATCTTCTCCGCCGGCCTGGGCGACGTCCTGGAGGAGATCATCCGGCAGGCCGGCGTCTACCACCCCAACGTCAAGGTCGTCTCCAACTTCATGGACTTCGACGACAAC GGCGTCCTGAGGGGTTTCAAAGGCGAGCTGATCCACGTGTACAACAAACACGACGGCGCCCTGCGCAACACCGACTACTTCAAGCAGGTGAAGgacaacagcaacatcatcCTGATGGGCGACTCGCTGGGCGACCTCAACATGGCCGACGGCGCGCCCAACGTGGAGAACATCCTCAAGATCGGCTTCCTCAACGACAAC GTGGAGGAGCGACTGGAGAAATATCTGGACTCTTACGACATCGTCCTGGTGAAGGACGAGACTCTGGAAGTGCCCAACGCCATCCTCCAGAAGATTCTATAACTCCGCCCCTCCGACCCCCGGttcaccccaccccacccccccaccacccaatgtacccctctcctcccatcagCCCCTCTGACCCCTGGGACCTGGAAAATGACTGCAAGAGGAAACGAGCACTACCACCGCCCCGAACCCTCGTCGTTGATCCAGTCCAGTCCCGTCTCTCTGGATCCCACCTCCTGACACCAGTATCGCGGGCCGTCGTCAGACTCCGCCCCccttccaccctccaccccccccaccctcttgACGCctttttaaaaagacattttacGTCTCCTGAATGA
- the LOC139923236 gene encoding uncharacterized protein LOC139923236, which produces MKLWVLPLLGLLLSPQLAHGETDEDKQPCKPVTADFCRGVGYDTTLHPTGVQGYSLQQIGQIVGTGCSPDVTVFMCRVVVPECGPEDDSRAKPCRTLCERVKRDCEPVLKERWLAWPENLRCEDLPEYNCVKGQDSSVTSAPPGTCEPIIVPLCSNLPYKETVMPNMLGHNIQADAGLQVQTFTPLVQVGCSPHLRSFLCSVYTPQCVSGRARPPCRTLCEQARSGCEQLMNKFGFQWPDSLRCEAFSTQSCEHFGVSSSGAMCEPITIPMCDGLSYNMTVMPNLLGHPNQREAAIKMSFLDSLVKSVCSVDIRFFLCLVYAPRCVGGEVQRPCRSLCERAKHGCETLMNNFGIYWPEALRCDSFPEQMCVTEDSSPEELNAGAVLAKLNDRGYSVRGKSLSLETAHILLTFKDADKSGNLDVTEFSKLEQYVGVTRREYLESYDWRNPGSVTEVQMKKALAVRGLTLDAETFRALWRRFKFQGGINYDDFVAVITKLLVLKDRFHAHQTNLPCDCQVASFSFKQFIKSTIV; this is translated from the exons ATGAAGCTTTGGGTCTTGCCACTTTTGGGCTTGCTACTGTCTCCTCAGCTGGCTCACGGCGAAACAGATGAAGACAAGCAACCGTGCAAACCAGTAACGGCCGACTTTTGTCGAGGTGTGGGCTACGACACCACCCTCCATCCGACTGGAGTCCAAGGCTACAGCCTGCAGCAGATTGGTCAGATTGTGGGGACGGGCTGCTCACCAGATGTCACCGTGTTCATGTGCCGTGTCGTCGTGCCTGAATGCGGCCCAGAAGACGACAGCCGGGCCAAACCGTGCCGAACGCTCTGcgagagagtgaagagagactGTGAGCCGGTCCTTAAAGAGAGGTGGTTAGCTTGGCCAGAGAACCTCCGCTGTGAAGATTTACCAGAGTATAACTGTGTAAAG GGTCAAGACAGCTCTGTTACTTCAGCGCCCCCTGGAACATGTGAGCCAATCATTGTCCCCCTCTGCTCAAACCTGCCTTACAAGGAAACTGTCATGCCCAACATGCTGGGCCACAACATACAGGCAGACGCAGGTCTCCAAGTACAGACGTTTACTCCACTTGTACAAGTGGGATGCTCCCCTCATCTGAGGTCCTTCTTGTGCTCCGTCTACACTCCTCAGTGTGTGTCGGGGAGAGCTCGCCCTCCCTGCAGAACGCTTTGTGAACAAGCACGGTCCGGCTGCGAGCAGCTGATGAACAAATTTGGCTTCCAATGGCCAGACAGTTTAAGGTGTGAAGCATTTTCAACGCAATCATGTGAACAC TTTGGGGTGAGCAGCAGCGGGGCGATGTGTGAGCCGATCACCATACCGATGTGCGACGGCCTCTCCTACAACATGACGGTTATGCCAAACCTTCTGGGACACCCAAACCAAAGAGAGGCTGCCATCAAAATGTCCTTTTTGGACTCGCTGGTGAAAAGCGTCTGCTCAGTGGATATACGCTTCTTCCTGTGTTTGGTGTACGCCCCCCGGTGCGTGGGAGGGGAAGTGCAGCGGCCCTGCAGGTCGCTGTGTGAGAGAGCCAAACACGGCTGTGAGACTTTGATGAACAATTTTGGCATCTATTGGCCAGAGGCGCTGCGGTGTGACTCTTTCCCAGAGCAAATGTGTGTGACG GAAGACAGCAGTCCTGAG GAACTAAATGCTGGGGCTGTTCTAGCTAAGCTGAACGACCGTGGCTATTCTGTTCGTGGCAAAT CCCTGAGTCTTGAGACGGCCCACATATTGTTGACTTTCAAGGAT GCAGACAAGTCTGGTAACCTGGATGTGACGGAGTTCTCCAAACTGGAACAGTATGTGGGCGTTACCAGGAGGGAGTATCTGGAGAGCTATGACTGGAGGAATCCAGGCTCCGTCACTGAGGTCCAGATGAAAAAGGCTCTGGCTGTCCGTG GTCTCACTTTAGATGCTGAAACATTCAGAGCTCTGTGGCGAAGATTCAAGTTCCAAGGCGGGATCAACTACGACGACTTCGTGGCCGTCATAACAAAACTTCTGGTCTTAAAAG ATCGTTTCCACGCCCATCAGACCAATCTGCCATGTGACTGCCAGGTCGCCAGCTTCTCTTTCAAGCAG ttCATCAAGTCAACTATAGTCTGA
- the sri gene encoding sorcin, with protein MAYPGYGAPPPGGHPGGHPGGHPGGYGGFPGQQQDPLYGYFTAVAGQDGQISAEELQSCLTQAGFTGGYKPFSLETCRLMINMLDRDMSCTMGFNEFKELWAVVNSWKQHFMSVDRDRSGTVEGQEMQHAVTAMGYNLSPQALNGIVKRYSTHGKITFDDYVTCCIKLRSLTNVFQMRDTARQGAATFQYDDFIQCTMST; from the exons ATGGCTTATCCAGGATACGGCGCTCCTCCCCCGGGCGGACACCCAGGAGGACACCCAGGAGGACACCCAGGAGGG taTGGAGGTTTCCCTGGCCAGCAGCAGGACCCTCTCTATGGATATTTTACAGCTGTAGCTGGACAG GATGGACAGATATCAGCAGAGGAGCTGCAGAGCTGCCTCACACAGGCCGGCTTCACTGGCGGCTACAAAC CCTTCAGCCTGGAGACCTGCAGACTGATGATCAACATGCTGGAC AGGGACATGTCCTGCACCATGGGCTTCAATGAGTTCAAGGAGCTGTGGGCGGTGGTGAACAGCTGGAAGCAGCACTTCATGTCGGTGGACCGGGACCGCAGCGGGACGGTGGAGGGCCAGGAGATGCAGCATGCTGTGACCGCCATGG gTTACAACCTGAGCCCCCAGGCGCTGAACGGCATCGTGAAGCGCTACAGCACACATGGCAAGATCACCTTCGACGACTACGTCACCTGCTGCATCAAGCTCCGCAGCCTGACca atgtgTTCCAAATGAGGGACACGGCTCGACAAGGCGCTGCCACATTTCAGTATGATGAT ttcatCCAGTGCACCATGAGCACATGA